The proteins below are encoded in one region of Tiliqua scincoides isolate rTilSci1 chromosome 7, rTilSci1.hap2, whole genome shotgun sequence:
- the AMIGO2 gene encoding amphoterin-induced protein 2 — translation MSSVWHPISSPDSIRKVNCKKLVCLLVFAISVCCGVSGMCPAACICASDIVSCTGKNLSRVPSTLFKHIKRLDLSHNRIGVLDHDWMPIVLEKLNTLIVSHNSIISISTGSFSVISNVRYLDLSSNNLKSLGSPVFQELRVLEVLLLYNNHIAQIDSAAFGGIYKLQKLYLSYNALSQFPIELYIGKHKLSELVLLDISYNRIRSIPIQFISLVPAKHLSGIYLHGNPFYCDCTLYSILSFWYLRHFSSVEDFKTEYTCVLRSDHKSPHKLPLLQDNSLNCSESTINGSFHALGFVHEAQVGERLIVHCDTKISDPGTNFVWISPDNQFLEPDKTTEHFRVFHNGSLEIEEAQYEDTGLYSCIAINKKRLLNETIEVRINVSNFTVDRFQSHETFNTAFTTLAACVASIILVLLYLYLTPCPCRCKSKGRKRKLNQSNTHASILTSNPPVEFPADEKKASTGKRVVFLEPVKEPKPGQNGKVLMFPNENIIAESILKTPRIKSDSDSMNSVFSDTPFMPPS, via the coding sequence ATGTCTTCAGTGTGGCATCCCATTTCATCTCCAGATAGCATTCGTAAGGTGAACTGCAAGAAACTGGTATGCCTCTTGGTCTTCGCTATCAGCGTATGCTGCGGTGTCTCTGGAATGTGTCCTGCTGCTTGCATCTGTGCTAGTGACATTGTGAGCTGCACTGGCAAAAACCTCTCCAGGGTACCATCAACGCTGTTCAAGCACATCAAAAGGCTGGACCTCAGTCACAACCGAATTGGGGTGCTGGATCATGACTGGATGCCCATCGTGCTCGAAAAACTGAACACCCTCATTGTCAGCCATAACAGTATCATTAGTATTTCGACTGGGAGCTTTTCCGTCATTTCAAACGTCAGGTACTTAGACTTATCCTCCAACAACTTAAAGTCACTGGGTAGTCCTGTCTTTCAGGAACTGCGAGTGCTGGAAGTTCTCCTGCTTTATAACAATCATATTGCTCAGATTGATTCTGCTGCCTTTGGAGGAATCTACAAATTGCAGAAGCTGTATTTGAGCTACAATGCTCTCTCGCAGTTCCCAATAGAACTGTACATTGGGAAACATAAACTGTCAGAACTTGTGCTCTTAGACATTTCTTACAATCGCATTCGCTCGATACCCATTCAGTTCATAAGCTTAGTGCCAGCCAAACATCTTAGTGGAATTTATCTTCATGGGAATCCCTTTTATTGTGACTGCACTCTTTACTCCATTCTGAGCTTCTGGTATCTCAGACACTTCAGCTCAGTGGAGGATTTCAAGACTGAATACACCTGTGTGTTGCGGTCAGACCACAAAAGCCCCCATAAACTACCTTTACTGCAAGACAACTCTTTGAATTGCTCCGAGAGCACCATCAATGGCTCTTTCCATGCACTGGGGTTTGTTCACGAAGCCCAGGTTGGAGAGAGGCTCATTGTACACTGTGACACAAAGATCAGTGATCCAGGTACAAACTTTGTTTGGATTAGCCCAGACAATCAGTTTCTGGAGCCGGACAAAACCACTGAACATTTTAGAGTGTTTCACAATGGGAGTCTGGAGATTGAGGAGGCCCAGTATGAAGACACGGGGCTTTATTCCTGCATTGCAATAAACAAGAAAAGACTCTTAAATGAAACCATAGAGGTGAGGATCAATGTGAGCAATTTCACCGTGGACAGGTTTCAGTCGCACGAAACGTTCAACACAGCTTTCACCACCCTCGCAGCTTGTGTAGCCAGTATTATCTTGGTACTTCTTTATCTCTACCTGACTCCCTGCCCTTGTCGGTGTAAGtcaaagggaaggaaaaggaagctcAACCAAAGTAACACTCATGCATCCATATTAACCTCCAATCCAcctgtggaatttccagcggatgAGAAGAAAGCCAGCACGGGCAAAAGGGTCGTGTTCCTTGAACCTGTGAAGGAGCCAAAGCCAGGACAGAACGGGAAAGTACTGATGTTTCCAAATGAGAACATCATTGCTGAAAGTATCTTAAAAACGCCCCGAATAAAATCGGACTCTGATTCCATGAACTCTGTTTTCTCGGACACACCATTCATGCCGCCCTCTTAG